The following proteins come from a genomic window of Tepidiforma thermophila:
- the rlmN gene encoding 23S rRNA (adenine(2503)-C(2))-methyltransferase RlmN, translating to MSGGRQSLYGMLPAELEALLAERGAPRYRADQVLRAAYRGFAQAFAEIRQLPAELRDWLAERLELSPAREVRRVVSDDGLTTKLLLELGDGTLIETVLMQYPPSKPGAHPRSTVCVSTQAGCAMGCVFCATGQMGFERNLKAAEIVAQVIHVARLLDERGQHVTNIVFMGMGEPLANYGETIRAVRVLTDPRCFGIGQRHITISTVGVIRGIDRLAGEGLQVGLAISLHAPNDALRRRLVPTAGPHSVGELVAAAKRYFAATGRRVTFEYALIAGENDSDATALELARLVRGTGAHVNLIPVNPTAGGYRRPSRQRVLAFERILREAGVNCTVRVEKGTEISAACGQLRTDAAKGTLIALDEVREAASGRGPALPKRTASPAPSRSR from the coding sequence ATGAGCGGAGGCCGGCAATCGCTGTACGGCATGCTCCCGGCGGAACTGGAGGCGCTGCTTGCGGAACGCGGGGCGCCGCGGTACCGGGCCGACCAGGTGCTCCGTGCGGCCTACCGCGGGTTTGCGCAGGCGTTCGCGGAGATTCGGCAGCTGCCCGCAGAGCTGCGGGACTGGCTGGCGGAGCGGCTGGAGCTTTCGCCGGCGCGCGAGGTGCGCAGGGTTGTGAGCGATGACGGCCTGACGACGAAGCTGCTGCTCGAACTGGGCGACGGCACGCTCATCGAGACCGTCCTGATGCAGTACCCGCCATCCAAACCGGGCGCCCACCCGCGCTCGACGGTGTGCGTATCGACGCAGGCCGGGTGCGCGATGGGGTGTGTGTTCTGTGCGACCGGGCAGATGGGGTTCGAACGGAACCTGAAGGCGGCAGAGATTGTCGCGCAGGTCATCCACGTGGCACGGCTGCTTGATGAGCGGGGCCAGCACGTGACGAACATCGTCTTCATGGGGATGGGCGAGCCGCTGGCGAACTATGGCGAGACGATCCGGGCAGTGCGGGTGCTCACCGACCCCCGGTGCTTCGGCATCGGGCAGCGGCACATCACGATTTCGACGGTCGGCGTCATCCGCGGGATTGACCGGCTGGCGGGCGAGGGGCTGCAGGTCGGGCTGGCGATTTCGCTCCACGCACCGAACGATGCGCTCCGCCGGCGGCTGGTGCCCACGGCCGGGCCGCATTCAGTAGGCGAGCTTGTGGCGGCGGCGAAACGGTACTTCGCGGCCACGGGACGGCGCGTGACGTTCGAATACGCGCTCATCGCGGGTGAGAACGACAGCGACGCGACCGCGCTGGAGCTGGCGCGGCTGGTGCGCGGGACGGGGGCGCACGTGAACCTCATCCCGGTCAACCCGACCGCAGGAGGCTACCGACGTCCATCACGGCAGCGGGTGCTGGCGTTCGAGCGGATTCTGCGCGAGGCGGGCGTGAACTGCACGGTGCGGGTGGAGAAGGGAACGGAGATCTCCGCGGCATGCGGTCAGCTGCGGACGGACGCGGCGAAGGGCACGCTGATCGCCCTGGACGAGGTCAGGGAAGCAGCTTCCGGGCGAGGGCCCGCACTGCCGAAACGAACAGCTTCCCCAGCACCATCCCGAAGCCGATAG
- the gatB gene encoding Asp-tRNA(Asn)/Glu-tRNA(Gln) amidotransferase subunit GatB: protein MTAIATEYEVVIGLEVHCQLKTASKMFCGCSADYAGAEPNTHVCPVCLGMPGVLPVINEKAIEGIVLTGLALNCTIAPFSKFDRKNYPYPDLMKGYQISQYDLPICRDGWLEIEVDGARRRIGITRVHMEEDTARLLHRVDPVTGEAYSLIDVNRSGTPLMEIVSEPDIRSAAEAREYLVRLRQVLRYIGVSDANMEEGNFRCDANISVRRRGDTAFGTKVEIKNMNSFRAVHDALLYEERRQIAILEAGGKVEQETRGWSDERQMTLSQRSKEHAHDYRYFPEPDLPPLKLGAAFVERVRARLPELPAAKIARYRALGLSDYEATTLAEERPRAEYFERLMAALSGDDARRAKLAANWMLGEVARWLNANQAEIDRFPLAPEQLAGLIEQVANGTITALVGKDVFEQMVATGQSADAIIEQQGLAQISGEDELAGLVRRAIEANPRAVADFRAGKATAMKFLVGQVMRETKGRANAQVVQELLERELEK, encoded by the coding sequence GTGACCGCCATCGCGACTGAGTACGAGGTCGTCATCGGCCTCGAGGTGCACTGCCAGCTGAAGACGGCGAGCAAGATGTTCTGCGGGTGCAGCGCGGACTACGCAGGCGCTGAGCCGAACACGCACGTGTGCCCGGTGTGCCTGGGGATGCCCGGTGTGCTCCCGGTGATCAACGAAAAGGCGATTGAGGGGATTGTGCTGACGGGGCTGGCGCTCAACTGCACCATTGCGCCGTTCAGCAAGTTCGACCGGAAGAATTACCCGTACCCGGACCTGATGAAGGGGTACCAGATTTCGCAGTACGACCTGCCGATCTGCCGTGACGGGTGGCTGGAGATCGAGGTCGACGGGGCTCGGCGCCGGATCGGCATCACCCGGGTGCACATGGAGGAGGACACGGCCCGCCTGCTCCACCGGGTAGACCCGGTGACGGGCGAGGCGTACAGCCTGATCGATGTGAACCGCTCCGGGACGCCGCTGATGGAGATTGTGAGCGAGCCGGACATCCGGAGCGCGGCGGAAGCGCGGGAGTATCTTGTGCGGCTGCGGCAGGTCCTCCGGTACATCGGTGTGAGCGACGCGAACATGGAGGAGGGGAACTTCCGCTGCGACGCGAACATTTCGGTCCGCCGCCGGGGCGACACCGCCTTCGGGACGAAGGTCGAAATCAAGAACATGAACAGCTTCAGGGCTGTGCATGATGCGCTGCTCTACGAGGAGCGGCGGCAAATCGCGATCCTGGAAGCCGGCGGGAAGGTCGAGCAGGAGACGCGGGGCTGGTCGGATGAGCGGCAGATGACCTTGAGCCAGCGGAGCAAAGAGCACGCGCACGACTACCGGTACTTTCCGGAGCCGGACCTGCCGCCGCTGAAGCTGGGGGCGGCGTTCGTCGAGCGGGTGCGGGCGCGGCTGCCGGAGCTGCCGGCGGCGAAGATTGCGCGCTACCGGGCGCTGGGGCTGAGCGACTACGAGGCGACGACACTGGCGGAGGAGCGCCCGCGAGCGGAGTACTTCGAGCGGCTGATGGCTGCCCTGAGCGGCGATGACGCCCGCAGGGCGAAGCTGGCGGCGAACTGGATGCTCGGCGAGGTTGCGCGGTGGCTGAACGCGAACCAGGCAGAGATTGACCGGTTTCCGCTTGCGCCGGAGCAGCTCGCCGGGCTCATCGAGCAGGTGGCGAACGGCACCATCACGGCGCTCGTAGGGAAAGACGTGTTCGAGCAGATGGTGGCCACGGGCCAATCTGCGGATGCGATCATCGAGCAGCAGGGGCTCGCGCAAATCAGCGGGGAGGACGAACTGGCAGGACTGGTTCGCAGGGCGATCGAGGCGAACCCCCGGGCAGTCGCCGACTTCCGCGCTGGCAAGGCAACGGCGATGAAGTTCCTCGTCGGGCAGGTGATGCGGGAGACCAAAGGACGCGCGAACGCCCAGGTGGTGCAGGAGCTGCTGGAACGGGAGCTGGAGAAATGA
- the fmt gene encoding methionyl-tRNA formyltransferase, with amino-acid sequence MSARLAFFGSPAFAVPSLRALASAGYELVLVVTQPDRPAGRGGRLTPPPVKAAAEELGLRIVQPTSVRGEAFREELAALGLDAAVVAAYGKILPQGVLDTARRGFVNVHASLLPRWRGASPVAAAILAGDTITGVSIMEMVLEMDAGPVISRAEEPILPTDTTGSLEARLAELGARELVQVLPDWLAGRVTVQPQDPSQVTTCGLIRKEDGHLRATMTAAEAERATRAYDPWPGAYIIYRGQPLKCWRGRVAAGPEAAPGSMTVFDGEPAVRFTDGWLVLTEVQRPGGRRTSGRAFVAGERGRLAPEAVLA; translated from the coding sequence ATGAGTGCGCGGCTGGCCTTCTTCGGCTCGCCGGCCTTCGCGGTGCCCTCGCTGCGGGCGCTGGCCTCGGCGGGGTACGAGCTGGTCCTCGTGGTGACACAGCCGGACCGCCCGGCGGGGCGCGGGGGTCGGCTGACACCACCGCCGGTGAAGGCGGCTGCCGAGGAGCTCGGGCTCCGGATTGTGCAGCCGACATCGGTCCGGGGTGAGGCGTTCCGGGAGGAGCTGGCGGCGCTCGGGCTGGATGCCGCGGTGGTGGCGGCCTACGGGAAGATTTTGCCGCAGGGGGTGCTCGATACCGCCCGGCGGGGGTTTGTGAACGTGCACGCGTCGCTACTGCCGCGGTGGCGTGGGGCATCGCCGGTGGCGGCGGCCATTCTCGCGGGTGATACGATCACCGGAGTGAGCATCATGGAGATGGTCCTGGAGATGGACGCGGGGCCGGTCATTTCACGCGCGGAGGAGCCGATCCTCCCGACGGACACGACGGGTTCTCTGGAGGCGCGGCTGGCGGAACTGGGAGCGCGCGAGCTGGTGCAGGTGCTGCCAGACTGGCTCGCCGGGCGGGTGACCGTGCAGCCGCAGGACCCCTCGCAGGTGACGACCTGCGGGCTGATCCGGAAGGAGGACGGGCACCTGCGGGCGACGATGACAGCGGCCGAGGCTGAGCGGGCGACGCGCGCCTACGACCCGTGGCCGGGCGCGTACATTATCTACCGGGGCCAGCCGCTGAAGTGCTGGCGGGGGAGGGTCGCTGCGGGGCCGGAGGCAGCGCCCGGGTCGATGACCGTGTTTGACGGCGAGCCGGCGGTGCGGTTCACGGACGGCTGGCTGGTGCTGACGGAGGTGCAGCGGCCGGGCGGCCGACGGACGAGCGGGCGGGCCTTTGTGGCCGGGGAGCGCGGCAGACTCGCGCCGGAGGCGGTGCTGGCATGA
- a CDS encoding sulfite exporter TauE/SafE family protein produces the protein MILGFIVGAFGTLVGAGGGFVLVPILLLIYPDEDPELLTAISLLVVCVNAASGSVAYGLQRRIDYRSGWWFVLGTFPGAVAGAVVVGFVPRRLFDAIFAAVLGAVGVYLLARPQVQAIAEPVRGRGVVRRMVRDASGNTFVYSYQLWKGVLISAGVGFLSSLLGIGGGILHVPIMATVLHFPVHIATATSQFVLMFMAAEGSAVHVLQGVIGWDRSLAQAVLLAAGAVPGAQVGARLAHRLRGSSILRALAGALLLVAVRLGLKAAGM, from the coding sequence GTGATTCTCGGGTTTATTGTCGGGGCGTTCGGAACGCTTGTCGGAGCAGGCGGCGGGTTTGTGCTGGTGCCGATTCTGCTGCTCATCTACCCGGACGAGGACCCTGAGCTGCTCACGGCTATCTCGCTGCTCGTGGTGTGCGTGAATGCCGCCTCCGGATCAGTGGCGTACGGGCTTCAGCGGCGGATCGACTACCGCTCGGGGTGGTGGTTCGTGCTGGGGACGTTCCCGGGGGCGGTAGCGGGTGCGGTCGTTGTGGGGTTCGTGCCCCGCCGGCTTTTCGACGCGATTTTTGCCGCGGTGCTTGGCGCCGTGGGGGTTTACCTGCTGGCGCGGCCCCAGGTGCAGGCGATCGCAGAGCCAGTACGGGGCCGCGGGGTCGTCCGACGGATGGTGCGGGACGCCAGCGGGAACACGTTCGTGTATTCGTACCAGCTCTGGAAGGGGGTGCTGATTAGCGCGGGGGTTGGGTTCCTGAGCAGCCTGCTCGGCATCGGGGGCGGGATCCTGCACGTGCCGATTATGGCGACGGTGCTCCACTTTCCGGTTCATATTGCCACCGCAACATCCCAGTTCGTACTGATGTTCATGGCGGCTGAGGGGTCGGCTGTCCACGTGCTCCAGGGGGTCATCGGGTGGGACCGGTCGCTGGCGCAGGCTGTGCTGCTGGCGGCCGGGGCGGTCCCGGGTGCGCAGGTCGGGGCGCGGCTGGCGCACCGGCTCCGGGGCAGCTCCATTCTCCGTGCGCTGGCGGGCGCGCTGCTTCTGGTTGCGGTCCGGCTGGGGCTGAAGGCTGCAGGTATGTGA
- the secG gene encoding preprotein translocase subunit SecG, protein MLMNLFQILVSTLLILVVLLQVKGSGFGAALGGMSGGSVYRTKRGLERTLFQATILLVIVFIFVSFLSVEWQ, encoded by the coding sequence ATGCTGATGAACCTCTTCCAAATTCTCGTTTCGACGCTCCTCATCCTCGTGGTGCTGCTGCAGGTCAAGGGGAGCGGGTTCGGTGCTGCGCTCGGCGGGATGTCGGGCGGGTCGGTCTACCGGACGAAGCGCGGCCTTGAGCGGACCCTCTTCCAGGCGACGATTCTGCTTGTCATTGTCTTTATCTTCGTCTCGTTCCTGAGCGTGGAGTGGCAGTAG
- a CDS encoding gluconeogenesis factor YvcK family protein produces MSWSRIRDHSALKWLYPGMHIKRWLVLLLFGVVLMGLGIAYILREAYLQAPLPGIFYYLTLQFIPRWMRGLLFITASLGTVGLAVYKLNQSLLYAFVRPDWRDQNLAEAIYAKRFLSRGPRIVAIGGGTGLSTLLRGLKNYTSNLTAIVTVADDGGSTGRLRQEFGVVAPGDLRQCIAALAEAEPLMSKLFQYRFTNGTGLEGHSFGNLFIVAMSEVTGNFEAAIHEASRVLNVRGTILPSTLEDVTLSARTHEDEVVHGEHNITERGAAIREVYLNPPDAEAHPDAVRAILEADMVIIGPGSLYTSVLPNLLVEGIRKAVQQTSALRVFVCNVATQHGETDGFGVAEHVEALERHAGQGIVQVVLANNNIAAELPEAWHAEAVRVSMEKLQAHPGIRVIEADVVAEENRYRHDPHKLAATIMRLYDQRDTLNIESRRALSREEPVVLVR; encoded by the coding sequence ATGAGCTGGAGCCGCATCCGGGACCACTCTGCGCTGAAGTGGCTCTATCCCGGGATGCACATCAAGCGGTGGCTGGTGCTGCTGCTGTTCGGCGTGGTCCTGATGGGCCTCGGCATTGCCTACATCCTGCGGGAGGCGTACCTCCAGGCACCGCTGCCTGGGATTTTCTACTACCTGACGCTGCAGTTTATCCCGCGGTGGATGCGCGGCCTGCTGTTCATCACTGCGTCGCTGGGGACGGTAGGGCTGGCGGTCTACAAGCTGAACCAGTCACTCCTGTACGCCTTTGTGCGGCCGGACTGGCGGGACCAGAACCTTGCCGAGGCGATCTATGCCAAGCGGTTCCTGAGCCGCGGGCCGAGGATTGTCGCAATCGGGGGCGGCACGGGGCTTTCGACACTGTTGCGGGGATTGAAGAACTACACCAGCAACCTGACGGCGATTGTCACGGTGGCGGATGACGGCGGGAGCACGGGGCGGCTGCGGCAGGAGTTCGGCGTGGTGGCGCCGGGCGACCTGCGGCAGTGCATTGCGGCGCTGGCGGAGGCGGAACCGCTGATGTCGAAGCTGTTCCAGTACCGGTTTACGAACGGAACCGGGCTGGAGGGACACTCCTTCGGCAACCTGTTCATTGTGGCGATGTCGGAGGTGACGGGGAACTTCGAGGCGGCGATTCACGAGGCGAGCCGGGTGCTGAACGTGCGGGGGACGATCCTGCCTTCGACGCTCGAAGACGTGACATTGAGCGCGCGGACGCATGAGGACGAGGTGGTCCACGGGGAGCACAACATCACGGAGCGCGGGGCAGCCATCCGCGAGGTGTATCTGAACCCGCCAGACGCGGAGGCGCACCCGGACGCAGTGCGTGCCATCCTCGAGGCCGACATGGTCATTATTGGGCCGGGCAGCCTGTATACGAGCGTGCTGCCGAACCTGCTGGTCGAGGGCATCCGGAAGGCGGTTCAGCAGACGTCGGCGCTGCGGGTGTTCGTCTGCAACGTGGCGACGCAACACGGGGAGACGGACGGGTTCGGCGTTGCGGAGCACGTGGAGGCGCTGGAACGGCACGCCGGGCAGGGGATTGTGCAGGTGGTGCTGGCGAACAACAACATTGCAGCTGAACTGCCCGAGGCGTGGCACGCGGAGGCGGTGCGAGTATCGATGGAGAAGCTCCAGGCGCACCCGGGGATCCGGGTGATCGAGGCTGACGTGGTGGCGGAGGAGAACCGATATCGGCACGACCCGCACAAGCTCGCGGCTACGATCATGCGGCTGTACGATCAGCGCGATACGTTGAACATCGAATCGCGGCGGGCGCTTTCGCGGGAAGAGCCCGTCGTGCTGGTACGGTAG
- a CDS encoding carboxyl transferase domain-containing protein — protein MKGIRSILRRGEEHPEAGEGRQPERCLACGALLEGSRLYERYRVCHACGFHFHLTALERIATLADLGTFHEDDRGISAIDPLSFPGSGRHSYRSRVIQEQRRTRLTEAAVTGRATIGGHDVVIGVVDFAFLGGSIGVAAGERLARAFERARARRVPVVLVCSTSGTRMQEGLLALMQGPRIAVAVERFAREGLPYVCILTDPTTGSAYTGFINLADILIAEPNALVGYAALRALEETTKNGLPEGAHTSEAHLRHGLLDAVVARPQLRETVAGLLDLLSRGRLAEGSPGGQGGHLHHTPRPAWQQVQLSRHEDRPTAREFIERMTTAFFELRGDRSGTDDPAVVAGIGAIDGEAAVFVGQVRPHGSEGNGLIGPAGFRKAERAFRLASRLRLPVVTLVDTAGADPSLAAEEAGLGHAVARCMAAMLAVQSPTVAVITGEGNSEAAMAMATADRVLMLDNAVYEVVRPEDAAAVLDGGPAEVAERLRLTSHDCLRLGIVDHTVPEPGEGAHTNHAEAAALLRRAITRELARLRRMRQKRRLEARYARYRETGSTHSRIRGRLERRWAHLQDRIGGAVDRLRGRAFRRRADFPDEGIPV, from the coding sequence GTGAAGGGGATTCGGAGCATTCTGCGCCGGGGGGAAGAGCACCCGGAGGCCGGGGAAGGCCGCCAGCCGGAGCGGTGCCTCGCGTGCGGCGCGCTGCTGGAGGGCTCGCGGCTGTATGAGCGGTACCGGGTGTGCCACGCGTGCGGGTTTCACTTCCACCTCACGGCGCTGGAGCGGATTGCGACGCTCGCCGACCTTGGGACGTTCCACGAGGACGACCGGGGGATTTCGGCGATCGACCCGCTCTCTTTCCCGGGCAGCGGGCGCCACTCCTACCGGTCACGGGTTATCCAGGAGCAGCGACGGACCCGGCTGACGGAGGCGGCGGTCACGGGCCGGGCCACCATCGGGGGTCACGATGTCGTCATCGGGGTTGTCGATTTCGCTTTCCTGGGTGGCTCCATCGGTGTAGCGGCCGGCGAACGGCTGGCCCGGGCGTTTGAGCGGGCGCGGGCGCGGCGGGTCCCGGTTGTGCTGGTGTGTTCGACCTCGGGCACGCGGATGCAGGAGGGGCTTTTGGCGCTGATGCAGGGCCCGCGGATTGCGGTGGCGGTTGAGCGGTTCGCGCGCGAGGGGCTCCCCTACGTGTGCATCCTCACGGACCCGACGACCGGATCGGCCTACACGGGTTTCATTAACCTGGCGGACATCCTCATCGCCGAGCCGAATGCGCTGGTTGGCTACGCCGCGCTGCGGGCACTGGAAGAGACGACGAAAAACGGCCTCCCGGAGGGGGCGCACACCTCGGAGGCGCACCTGCGGCATGGACTGCTGGACGCGGTGGTGGCGCGCCCGCAGCTCCGGGAGACCGTTGCGGGACTGCTTGACCTGCTTTCGCGGGGGCGGCTGGCGGAAGGAAGCCCAGGCGGACAGGGAGGGCACCTGCATCACACCCCGCGGCCTGCCTGGCAGCAGGTGCAACTTTCGCGCCATGAAGACCGGCCGACGGCACGGGAATTTATCGAGCGGATGACCACGGCGTTCTTTGAGCTGCGGGGCGACCGGAGCGGGACCGACGACCCCGCGGTGGTTGCTGGCATCGGCGCCATTGACGGGGAGGCTGCGGTGTTCGTGGGGCAGGTGCGGCCGCATGGCAGCGAGGGGAACGGGCTGATCGGGCCGGCCGGCTTTCGGAAGGCTGAGCGTGCGTTCCGGCTCGCCTCGCGGCTGAGGCTGCCGGTGGTGACGCTGGTCGATACGGCTGGAGCGGACCCCTCGCTGGCGGCGGAGGAGGCCGGGCTTGGACATGCGGTGGCGCGGTGCATGGCGGCGATGCTGGCTGTGCAATCGCCGACAGTTGCGGTGATTACCGGGGAAGGCAATTCCGAAGCCGCGATGGCAATGGCGACGGCCGACCGGGTGCTGATGCTCGACAACGCGGTGTACGAGGTCGTGCGCCCGGAGGATGCAGCGGCGGTGCTCGATGGGGGGCCTGCGGAGGTTGCAGAGCGGCTGCGGCTGACGTCGCACGACTGCCTGCGGCTCGGGATTGTCGACCACACGGTCCCGGAGCCGGGGGAAGGGGCGCATACGAACCATGCCGAAGCCGCGGCGCTGCTCCGGCGGGCGATCACCCGGGAGCTGGCGCGCCTGCGGCGGATGCGCCAAAAGCGGCGTTTGGAGGCGCGATATGCGCGCTACCGGGAGACCGGCTCGACCCACAGCCGGATCCGCGGGCGGCTGGAGCGGCGCTGGGCACACCTGCAGGACCGGATCGGCGGGGCGGTGGACCGGCTCCGGGGGCGGGCCTTCCGGCGGCGGGCAGATTTTCCGGACGAGGGCATCCCGGTCTAG
- the queA gene encoding tRNA preQ1(34) S-adenosylmethionine ribosyltransferase-isomerase QueA — MRTDDFAYDLPDELIAQEPAEPRDSARLMVVDRAAGTIVHRVVRDLPELLRPGDLLVVNDTRVMAARLFGRREDTGGQVEILLVRPLTDTRWEVLMKPARRAAEGRRFVFDSHEGALAAVCAGRSGEAVVLEFERPFDPARVGEVPLPPYIRSFRGDPERYQTVYAREAKSAAAPTAGLHFTPELLERLRERGIERTAVTLEVGPGTFKPVNVDDPREFDLHAEHVTVPEEAAAAIQRARAEGRRVVAIGTTVVRTLEHVARECGEIRAYAGWTSLKILPGDAFLAVDVLMTNFHLPRSTLLMLVCAFAGYDLVMEAYRTAVRERYRFYSFGDAMLIL; from the coding sequence ATGCGGACCGATGACTTTGCCTACGACCTGCCGGACGAGCTGATTGCGCAGGAGCCTGCGGAGCCCCGGGACTCGGCGCGGCTGATGGTGGTTGACCGGGCCGCCGGGACGATTGTCCACCGGGTGGTTCGCGACCTCCCAGAGCTGCTGCGCCCCGGCGACCTGCTGGTGGTGAACGACACGCGGGTGATGGCTGCGCGGCTCTTCGGGCGGCGGGAGGACACGGGCGGGCAGGTGGAGATCCTGCTGGTGCGGCCGTTGACCGACACCCGCTGGGAGGTGCTGATGAAGCCGGCCCGCCGGGCTGCGGAGGGGCGGCGGTTCGTCTTCGATTCGCATGAAGGGGCCTTGGCGGCGGTGTGCGCCGGGCGCTCGGGTGAGGCAGTCGTGCTGGAGTTCGAGCGGCCGTTCGACCCGGCGCGGGTGGGCGAGGTGCCCCTGCCGCCGTATATCCGGAGCTTCCGGGGCGACCCGGAACGGTACCAGACGGTATATGCGCGCGAGGCGAAGAGCGCGGCGGCGCCGACGGCGGGGCTGCACTTCACGCCGGAGCTGCTGGAGCGGCTGCGCGAGCGGGGGATTGAGCGGACGGCGGTTACGCTTGAGGTTGGGCCCGGGACGTTTAAGCCGGTGAACGTGGACGACCCACGGGAGTTCGACCTCCACGCGGAGCATGTGACGGTGCCGGAGGAGGCGGCTGCGGCCATCCAACGGGCGCGCGCGGAAGGGCGGCGGGTGGTGGCAATCGGGACGACGGTGGTGCGGACGCTGGAGCACGTGGCGCGGGAATGCGGGGAGATCCGGGCGTACGCGGGCTGGACCTCGCTGAAGATCCTGCCGGGGGACGCGTTCCTGGCGGTCGACGTGCTGATGACGAACTTCCACCTGCCGCGGTCCACGCTGCTGATGCTCGTCTGCGCGTTTGCCGGGTACGACCTCGTCATGGAGGCGTATCGGACTGCGGTGCGGGAGCGGTACCGGTTTTACAGCTTCGGCGACGCGATGCTCATCCTGTGA
- a CDS encoding peptide ABC transporter substrate-binding protein, translating to MEADGRARSRLAFVVIGSIAAAMLAAGIALGLRVSGNESVVLPGAVTYSEAVAGTWQRVNPLFAGANEVDADLSALVFSGLVRVAKDGKVIPDLAADLPEVSDGGATYTFRIRANARWHDGAPVTSRDVAFTVRLLQDPDFDDPAMAEGWNGVTVETPDVSTVVVRLRQPSAPFLARSATVGILPEHLLGGKGVQALESDPFNARPVGSGPYRLESLDAQAATLAANTSYHLGRPGIDRIVLRFYPDEPQAIRAFAAGETDGLYLRGPRTRAELDEVRGVGGKSVRVVTRPVLAMLYLNNSNSLFRDERVRQALSLAVDRKQLVDEVFQGVGKVTASPVVPGTWAYDADRDTSAPDLSRARILLQEAGWTPHPTTGILVRQGQEFRFTIRTDNAPERVALANAVARQLEPLGIRATVASTTFSVLRRDFLQERKYEAAVVFWDQGPDPDLYFGWHSSQLGAAGLNLANFEDAVVDELIARGRTSTDPEVRLDSYRQLQDVWQGIQPSLVLGATGAVVVHPNWLRDAEPGVLFTSASRFVDVHRWRR from the coding sequence ATGGAAGCGGACGGACGGGCGCGTTCGCGCCTTGCGTTCGTAGTCATCGGCAGCATCGCAGCAGCGATGCTGGCGGCGGGAATCGCGCTTGGCCTGCGGGTTTCGGGGAACGAGTCGGTGGTGCTGCCCGGGGCGGTCACCTACAGCGAGGCAGTGGCCGGCACGTGGCAGCGGGTCAACCCGCTGTTCGCAGGGGCGAACGAGGTGGACGCGGACCTCTCGGCGCTGGTGTTCTCCGGCCTGGTGCGGGTGGCGAAGGACGGGAAGGTAATCCCGGACCTTGCGGCGGACCTGCCGGAAGTTTCGGACGGGGGCGCGACGTATACCTTCCGCATCCGGGCAAATGCACGCTGGCACGACGGTGCCCCGGTGACGAGCCGGGATGTCGCGTTTACGGTACGGCTGCTGCAGGACCCGGACTTCGATGACCCGGCGATGGCCGAGGGATGGAACGGGGTGACGGTGGAGACGCCGGATGTGAGCACGGTCGTGGTCCGGCTGCGGCAGCCTTCGGCGCCGTTCCTTGCGCGGAGCGCGACGGTCGGCATCCTGCCGGAGCACCTTCTCGGCGGCAAAGGCGTCCAGGCGCTGGAGAGCGACCCCTTCAACGCGCGGCCGGTGGGCAGCGGGCCGTACCGGCTGGAATCGCTGGACGCGCAGGCGGCGACGCTGGCAGCGAACACCTCGTACCACCTGGGGCGTCCGGGCATTGACCGGATTGTGCTGCGCTTCTACCCGGACGAGCCGCAGGCCATCCGCGCGTTTGCCGCCGGGGAGACCGACGGCCTCTACCTGCGGGGGCCGCGGACACGGGCGGAACTCGACGAAGTCCGCGGGGTCGGAGGGAAGAGCGTCCGCGTAGTAACGAGGCCGGTGCTGGCGATGCTGTACCTCAACAACTCAAACTCGCTGTTCCGGGACGAGCGGGTGCGGCAGGCGCTTTCGCTTGCGGTGGACCGGAAGCAGCTGGTGGACGAGGTCTTCCAGGGAGTGGGGAAGGTGACGGCGTCCCCGGTGGTGCCGGGGACGTGGGCGTACGATGCGGACAGGGATACCAGCGCTCCGGACCTGAGCCGCGCGCGGATCCTGCTGCAGGAGGCTGGCTGGACGCCCCACCCGACGACCGGGATCCTGGTGCGGCAGGGGCAGGAGTTCCGGTTCACCATCCGGACGGACAACGCTCCGGAACGGGTGGCGCTTGCGAACGCCGTCGCGCGTCAGCTCGAGCCGCTGGGCATCCGGGCGACGGTTGCGAGCACGACGTTTTCCGTGCTGCGGCGCGATTTTCTGCAGGAGCGGAAGTATGAAGCCGCGGTGGTCTTCTGGGACCAGGGGCCGGACCCTGACCTGTACTTCGGGTGGCACAGCTCGCAGCTGGGCGCGGCCGGGCTCAACCTGGCGAACTTCGAGGACGCGGTGGTTGACGAGCTGATTGCGCGGGGCCGGACTTCGACCGACCCGGAGGTCCGGCTCGATTCGTACCGGCAGCTGCAGGACGTGTGGCAGGGGATCCAGCCGAGCCTAGTGCTGGGGGCAACCGGGGCGGTGGTGGTTCACCCGAACTGGCTGCGCGACGCGGAGCCGGGTGTGCTGTTTACGAGCGCGAGCCGATTCGTCGACGTGCACCGGTGGCGGCGATGA